In Fragaria vesca subsp. vesca linkage group LG1, FraVesHawaii_1.0, whole genome shotgun sequence, the sequence TTCCAAACACTCTCACCCCCAGCGCGCGCGTGAGGTCCTCCGACCTCCGCAAAACCCCCACGCGCGGGGCGGCGGCCGATCCCGATGTCTGAACCTCACGCTCTGCCACCTCATCCACCGTCTCCTCCCCCTTCTTCCTCCATGGCCATGATCATGCCTCCGAACCCTCTCTTCAAGCAGAAGTCTTGGTCCCCGGACGCCTACCGCGACGAGGCGTGGCACCGCCGCAAAAGCAACAGCAGGAAGCAAAAGCAGCGGAGCAAGAGCGTCACCGACGAAGACCTTGATGAGTTGAAAGCGTGTATTGAGTTGGGGTTCGGGTTTGAGCCGCCGGAGGAGGAGGAGAGTGCCGACCAACGACTCTCCGATACTCTTCCCGCTTTGGGACTCTACTACGCCGTCAACAGAAGCTACAAGTCTTCCACCACTCCGACGTCGTCGTTCTCCCCGACACCGTCGGAATGCGACTCCCACTCCCCCATCGGCAGCCCCCACACCATATTTGGTCCCGGTATGTGTCCACTTTTCCGAGCAACTCCTTAACTGTTACTTATCCATTTTCTAGTTCGATATACGATTGTCAGGGCGCCATGACCTGAACGGTTGAAGTCATGTGGTCCGACCTCACTGAATTGCGAAATACAACTATGGTTTGGTTATTGCCTTATTGGTATGATAAATGGTAGATGTTGATTGTGTTTGTTTGAAATGGTTGAAGGGGATAATCCACAGACGGTGAAGGCAAGGTTGAAGCAGTGGGCGCAGGTGGTTGCTTGCACGGTGAGGCAGAGTTCGAACTGATCGATAATATCTGCAGGGCCGGCCAAATCGTCTGAGGTTAATTCTGAACCAAACCAGGGTATCAATGTAACCAAGCATATCACCATCAAAGCTCAATCATTTGATTCTAATTTCCTACCCCCACCGACTGTGGTCGATAAAAAATAGATGGGGGGAACTTAAAGAATGTGGTAGTAGCAGAAATGGTGAACCAACTTGTACCACTGGGATTGACTTTTTGCTTTTTTTTTTTCTTTAATTGGTAACTGGCAATTGGCAAATGTTCTATTTGTCTCTTTTTTTTACTCGTTTAGTAGTTAGTACTAGGCTTGTGTCTGAACCCAGAATGTAAAGGAAAAGGTCAAATTAATTGGTGTTGGTTTCAATGATTGTGTCTGGTTACTCTGGTACACTGATTGATTCAGGTTTTGAAACTTTTGTGTATCATAGT encodes:
- the LOC101294593 gene encoding uncharacterized protein LOC101294593; protein product: MSEPHALPPHPPSPPPSSSMAMIMPPNPLFKQKSWSPDAYRDEAWHRRKSNSRKQKQRSKSVTDEDLDELKACIELGFGFEPPEEEESADQRLSDTLPALGLYYAVNRSYKSSTTPTSSFSPTPSECDSHSPIGSPHTIFGPGDNPQTVKARLKQWAQVVACTVRQSSN